A window of Nitrospirota bacterium contains these coding sequences:
- a CDS encoding transketolase family protein produces MAKQSMRIEYGKYLAGLGAKNKDIIVLEADLKESTQSMQFQNVYPERYIEVGIAEQNMVGIAAGLSLSGKIPIAHSFATFISMRACEQVRTTIAYTKMNVKFLVTHGGISTGTAGTTHHAIEDIAIMRAIPNMTVLVPGDVREMKQAVDAALAHKGPVYIRLGAGDAEDVYGEKDRFAIGRATLLRKGNDASIITTGTMAYEGVTASDILKSKYGLNVRVLQMASVKPLDVKAVLKAAIETGNIVTVEEHNILGGLGGAVCEVVAETAKAKVKRIGIQDCFSDIGSAACLMKEEGLTVENVVKSVRDLVRS; encoded by the coding sequence ATGGCAAAGCAATCAATGAGAATAGAGTACGGCAAGTACCTGGCCGGGCTCGGCGCGAAAAATAAAGACATAATCGTTCTTGAAGCAGACCTCAAGGAATCCACGCAATCAATGCAATTTCAGAACGTGTATCCTGAAAGGTATATTGAAGTAGGGATCGCAGAACAAAACATGGTGGGCATCGCCGCCGGATTGTCGCTTTCCGGCAAGATACCCATAGCGCATTCATTTGCCACATTTATCTCGATGCGCGCATGCGAACAGGTCAGGACCACCATCGCTTATACAAAAATGAATGTGAAGTTCCTGGTAACGCATGGCGGAATAAGCACCGGCACGGCCGGGACAACGCATCACGCCATTGAAGATATAGCCATAATGCGGGCCATCCCGAACATGACTGTACTCGTGCCCGGCGATGTGAGGGAAATGAAACAGGCGGTTGACGCGGCGCTCGCGCATAAGGGTCCTGTTTACATTCGCCTTGGCGCAGGCGATGCGGAAGATGTGTATGGAGAAAAAGACCGTTTTGCTATAGGCAGAGCGACCTTGTTGAGAAAAGGAAATGACGCCTCGATTATCACTACCGGCACAATGGCTTATGAAGGAGTCACAGCATCCGATATCCTTAAAAGCAAATACGGCCTGAACGTCCGTGTCCTGCAGATGGCGTCGGTAAAGCCCCTTGATGTAAAAGCGGTCCTCAAGGCCGCCATTGAAACAGGTAACATAGTAACAGTTGAAGAGCATAATATCCTGGGCGGTCTCGGCGGAGCTGTATGCGAGGTCGTCGCTGAAACGGCAAAGGCAAAGGTAAAAAGGATCGGCATACAGGACTGCTTCTCAGACATCGGCTCGGCAGCATGTTTAATGAAGGAAGAAGGACTGACGGTTGAGAATGTAGTAAAGAGTGTGAGGGATTTAGTAAGAAGTTAG
- a CDS encoding transketolase: protein MINDIKKLQKLSAEARHAIVDSLICAGCGHPGGAFSSLDIMTVLFFNTLKIDPSNPKWDKRDRFILSKGHSSVALYSVMHLRGFFDRKTLLTFRQDNSILGGHPDMHKVPGVEMSTGSLGHGLSVGVGMALAAKLDKKRYRTFVLLGDGETQEGSIWEAAMSASHYKLDNLTAIVDRNRIQIDGFTEDVMSLEPYAAKWKAFGWAVKTIDGHDIHEIAATLKEIPFKERKPSLIIADTVKGKGISFMENNPEWHGKALKGDHAEIAKKEVCLKLKEHGKAINENRVRQVPGRARREK from the coding sequence ATGATAAACGACATCAAAAAACTGCAAAAACTTTCCGCAGAGGCGCGACATGCAATAGTAGATTCTTTGATCTGCGCCGGATGCGGGCATCCCGGGGGCGCATTCTCCAGCTTAGATATAATGACGGTGCTGTTTTTCAATACATTAAAAATAGACCCGTCAAATCCGAAATGGGACAAACGCGACCGCTTCATTTTGAGCAAAGGACATTCATCGGTTGCGCTTTATTCGGTCATGCATCTGAGGGGCTTTTTTGACCGAAAGACCCTCCTGACTTTCAGGCAGGACAACAGCATCCTGGGGGGGCATCCCGACATGCACAAAGTGCCGGGCGTTGAGATGAGCACCGGCTCTCTGGGCCACGGGCTTTCCGTCGGCGTAGGGATGGCGCTGGCAGCCAAACTCGACAAAAAGAGATACAGGACTTTTGTCCTTCTGGGCGACGGCGAGACGCAGGAAGGCTCGATCTGGGAAGCCGCCATGTCCGCCAGTCACTATAAGCTGGACAATCTCACGGCTATCGTGGACAGAAACAGGATACAGATAGACGGGTTCACCGAAGATGTGATGTCGCTTGAGCCTTATGCGGCAAAATGGAAGGCCTTCGGATGGGCGGTAAAAACCATTGACGGCCACGACATCCATGAAATCGCAGCCACGCTGAAAGAAATCCCCTTTAAGGAGAGGAAGCCTTCGCTCATTATTGCCGATACAGTCAAAGGGAAAGGGATATCGTTCATGGAAAATAATCCCGAATGGCACGGCAAGGCGCTCAAAGGCGATCACGCTGAAATTGCAAAAAAGGAGGTTTGTTTAAAATTAAAAGAACATGGCAAAGCAATCAATGAGAATAGAGTACGGCAAGTACCTGGCCGGGCTCGGCGCGAAAAATAA